A region of Micromonospora sp. WMMD882 DNA encodes the following proteins:
- a CDS encoding radical SAM protein: MLDERDIRTMLMLQGSEREELFTQARAARTGVFGDRVVVRAVIEVTNLCRVDCDFCPMRRSNTRTNDVFHQTPAEMIETAIGVHALGVDVICFQGGEVPQTTTSVGAALPTIAELYGGRVELLLNLGNKTRAEYARLREQGATSYIIKHETSDVDLHLRMRHEALDRRLACTADLLDLGYRFGSGMIVGLPGQSLDSIARDIVLCRDMGVHMMSAAPFVPAPDTPLAGAPAGDVELTLNVLAAMRLAQPEWTIPSVSAMRASVEGGQRRGFDAGANVIVFNATPADVRDKYLIYGKDRKVSDYEYVMDVIVQANLTPGGSVFLTETGRP; encoded by the coding sequence GTGCTCGACGAACGCGACATCCGCACCATGCTGATGCTGCAAGGATCCGAGCGAGAAGAACTGTTCACGCAAGCTCGTGCCGCGCGCACCGGCGTCTTCGGCGACCGGGTTGTCGTACGCGCGGTCATCGAGGTGACGAACCTGTGCCGGGTCGACTGCGACTTCTGCCCAATGCGGCGATCCAACACCCGAACCAATGACGTGTTCCACCAGACACCGGCCGAGATGATCGAGACGGCGATCGGCGTGCACGCTCTCGGTGTCGATGTGATCTGTTTTCAGGGCGGCGAGGTGCCGCAGACCACCACGTCAGTCGGGGCCGCGCTACCCACCATCGCCGAGCTGTACGGCGGCCGGGTCGAGCTGCTGCTCAACCTGGGCAACAAGACCCGTGCCGAGTACGCCAGGCTGCGGGAACAGGGCGCGACGAGCTACATCATCAAGCACGAGACATCGGATGTGGACCTGCACCTGCGGATGCGGCACGAGGCGCTTGACCGGCGGCTCGCGTGCACGGCGGACCTACTGGACCTCGGTTACCGCTTCGGCTCGGGGATGATCGTCGGCCTACCCGGTCAAAGCCTGGACAGCATCGCGCGGGACATCGTCCTGTGCCGCGACATGGGCGTGCACATGATGTCGGCGGCACCGTTCGTGCCCGCACCGGACACCCCCTTGGCAGGCGCTCCTGCCGGTGATGTCGAACTGACGCTGAACGTGCTCGCGGCGATGAGGCTCGCGCAGCCCGAGTGGACGATCCCCTCGGTCAGCGCCATGCGCGCCAGTGTCGAAGGCGGCCAGCGTCGCGGATTCGACGCCGGGGCGAACGTCATCGTCTTCAACGCCACCCCCGCCGACGTCCGCGACAAGTACCTGATCTACGGCAAGGACCGGAAGGTCTCCGACTACGAGTACGTCATGGACGTCATCGTCCAGGCCAACCTGACTCCAGGCGGCTCGGTGTTCCTGACCGAGACCGGGAGGCCGTGA
- a CDS encoding helix-turn-helix domain-containing protein produces MDDVRRNLGWQLARRRNAVGLRQVDLAKLIRYSRSAIAGVEAGRDNTTRIFWHNADVALGAHGALLALFDQLDALMRSLHAQKARARDQKRQQFGLPPAPLIPENAAGPAACAGCGPVVVGRWTGREVRALRAALRMSVDGFAEHLGVDPATVHGWEHQRAVPPTLAAQSVLDRVLTLAHSDVKARFRLLLDTPDDSASWALGGQDAHAGSTLAIPVLPAGRTCPASWHPPTAEATRGRRRP; encoded by the coding sequence GTGGACGACGTGCGTAGGAACCTCGGCTGGCAGCTGGCCCGGCGGCGTAATGCTGTCGGGTTGAGGCAGGTCGATCTTGCCAAGCTCATCCGCTACTCGCGAAGCGCGATTGCCGGCGTCGAGGCCGGGCGGGACAACACCACCCGCATCTTCTGGCACAACGCCGACGTCGCCCTCGGCGCACACGGAGCCCTGCTGGCCCTGTTCGATCAGCTGGACGCGCTCATGCGGAGCCTCCACGCCCAGAAGGCTCGCGCGCGCGACCAGAAGCGTCAGCAGTTCGGGCTGCCTCCGGCCCCGCTCATCCCCGAGAACGCGGCCGGTCCGGCGGCATGCGCGGGCTGCGGGCCGGTCGTCGTCGGCCGATGGACCGGGCGGGAGGTTCGTGCGTTACGCGCGGCGCTGCGGATGAGCGTGGATGGATTCGCCGAACACCTCGGCGTGGACCCAGCGACGGTCCACGGATGGGAGCACCAGCGCGCGGTACCACCGACGCTCGCGGCGCAGTCGGTGTTGGACCGGGTTCTCACCCTGGCTCACAGCGACGTCAAGGCTCGCTTTCGGCTGCTTCTCGACACGCCTGACGACAGCGCGTCCTGGGCTCTTGGCGGCCAAGACGCGCACGCCGGTTCGACTCTCGCCATCCCCGTCCTTCCGGCGGGCCGGACATGTCCGGCCTCCTGGCACCCACCAACGGCCGAGGCGACAAGAGGAAGGAGGCGGCCATGA
- a CDS encoding helix-turn-helix transcriptional regulator, whose protein sequence is MAGELRSLRQASGLTREDAAEQTNINSATLYRIETAKARPQRRTLLTLLDKYGVTDPARRTALVELSKQATQLGWLQAYENELPEEYTTYISFESEARSVRNYESLFVPGLLQTQGYTRAVVTASLPYASDDEIQQRLETRTQRQASITKDDPLKLWAIVDEAVLHREVGGVDVMADQLRHLLDLTERPHITLQVLPYKVGAHPGMHGAFAVMDFPDAADPELVYIENMAGALYLEKEADIRRYAEMFDQLRAAALNVADSRRLLGRLIDIH, encoded by the coding sequence TTGGCCGGCGAGCTGCGCAGCCTCCGCCAAGCTTCCGGTCTCACCCGCGAAGACGCGGCCGAGCAGACGAACATCAACAGCGCCACCCTGTACCGCATCGAGACGGCCAAGGCTCGCCCGCAGCGGCGCACGCTCCTGACACTGCTGGACAAGTACGGGGTCACTGACCCCGCCCGCCGCACGGCGTTGGTCGAGCTGTCCAAGCAGGCAACGCAACTGGGGTGGCTCCAGGCGTACGAGAACGAGCTGCCCGAGGAGTACACGACCTACATCAGCTTCGAGAGCGAGGCGCGCAGCGTCCGCAACTACGAGTCACTGTTCGTGCCCGGCCTGCTCCAAACGCAGGGCTACACCCGCGCCGTGGTCACGGCCAGCCTGCCCTACGCCAGCGACGACGAGATCCAACAGCGCCTCGAAACCCGCACCCAGCGGCAGGCATCCATCACCAAGGACGATCCGCTCAAGCTCTGGGCCATCGTTGACGAGGCCGTGCTGCACCGTGAGGTTGGCGGCGTTGACGTCATGGCCGACCAGCTACGACACCTGCTCGACCTGACCGAACGGCCGCACATCACGCTCCAGGTGCTGCCCTACAAGGTCGGCGCACATCCGGGTATGCACGGCGCGTTCGCCGTGATGGACTTTCCGGACGCCGCCGACCCCGAACTCGTCTACATCGAGAACATGGCTGGCGCGCTGTACCTGGAGAAAGAGGCTGACATCCGGCGGTACGCCGAGATGTTCGACCAGCTCCGAGCGGCCGCCCTGAACGTGGCCGATTCTCGGAGGCTCCTCGGCCGCTTGATCGACATACACTGA
- a CDS encoding DUF397 domain-containing protein, which produces MNTPDLGAVTWRTSTRSGANGNCVEFAQLTNAVALRDSKDPSGPALVFMSREWVAFIEGAKDGEFDQG; this is translated from the coding sequence GTGAACACTCCAGATCTGGGCGCCGTGACGTGGCGAACGAGCACCCGTAGCGGCGCAAATGGCAACTGCGTGGAATTCGCCCAGCTCACCAACGCAGTTGCACTGCGTGACAGCAAGGACCCGTCGGGACCCGCGTTGGTGTTCATGTCCCGAGAGTGGGTGGCCTTCATCGAGGGAGCCAAGGATGGGGAGTTCGATCAAGGCTGA
- a CDS encoding HNH endonuclease signature motif containing protein has protein sequence MGISVRTRKLLWGRAHNRCAFPQCRQELTTDQIDAHTGETFTTVVGEEAHIRSSRSDGPRHEPDFANVDEYENLILLCPVHHTMVDADGGRGYDVETLVKMRRAHERHEQRSEHIERTVRAYVGDQYAADDRVLFEQAELRGPSVDAMFVDVPFGCRLDAAPAELMARIAASHPGDATPIEGYIVTGAAQALLHPEWTGNALLVGGPGAGKSTLLQYIQGPGKVVTLSDLRLLK, from the coding sequence GTGGGGATTTCGGTCAGGACACGAAAGCTCTTGTGGGGACGTGCCCACAATCGATGCGCCTTTCCGCAGTGTCGGCAGGAACTCACGACCGACCAGATCGACGCCCACACCGGGGAGACCTTTACGACCGTCGTTGGAGAGGAGGCACACATCCGGTCGTCACGTTCCGACGGCCCGCGACATGAGCCTGACTTCGCAAACGTCGACGAGTATGAGAATTTGATCTTGCTGTGCCCTGTCCACCACACGATGGTCGACGCGGACGGTGGCCGTGGGTACGATGTCGAAACTCTCGTAAAGATGCGCCGGGCGCATGAGCGCCACGAGCAGCGTAGCGAGCACATCGAGCGAACTGTTCGAGCATACGTCGGCGACCAGTACGCGGCCGACGATAGGGTTCTCTTCGAACAAGCTGAGCTGCGTGGCCCAAGCGTCGACGCGATGTTCGTCGACGTTCCGTTCGGATGCCGCCTCGACGCCGCACCGGCTGAACTGATGGCACGCATCGCAGCCAGCCATCCGGGGGACGCTACGCCCATCGAGGGCTACATCGTCACAGGTGCAGCCCAAGCACTTCTCCATCCAGAGTGGACGGGCAATGCTCTTCTGGTAGGCGGTCCCGGAGCGGGCAAGTCCACCCTCCTGCAGTACATCCAGGGCCCCGGCAAAGTCGTGACGCTGTCCGACTTGAGGCTTCTGAAGTAG
- a CDS encoding ISAs1 family transposase — translation MPALPSSLISSLSDAPALTVPETAGGLPAALAGVPDPRARRGVRHRLCVVVTAVVCAVVAGYRSYSAIAEWVADVPDETAEALGIAADRRPSEAMIRRLLQALDPDLLTTAISGWLVGRATTSASGSRQAIAVDGKTLRGSRTAVTAADHVMAACDQATGVVLASTNVDGKTNEITRFGPLLDQISDLRNTVITADALHCQREHVAYLAERSAHWILTVKANQPHLHAQLAGLPWRAVPDATRHDDRGHGRREIRTLKILTISTGIDFPHAAQAIQIRRRRRRLDEPKRFTTETVYAITDLQVHQAKPDQLAAWIRGHWSIENKIHWVRDVTYDEDRSQIRTGTGPQVMAALRNAAIGALRLAGLTNIAAANRHHARDSSRALALLGII, via the coding sequence ATGCCCGCCCTGCCATCATCGCTGATCTCGTCTTTGTCCGATGCACCGGCTCTGACCGTGCCCGAAACCGCTGGCGGGCTACCCGCAGCACTGGCCGGGGTGCCTGATCCACGAGCTCGCCGCGGTGTGCGGCATCGGCTGTGCGTGGTGGTGACCGCGGTGGTGTGTGCCGTGGTGGCCGGCTACCGCTCGTACTCCGCGATCGCGGAGTGGGTGGCCGATGTCCCGGACGAGACGGCCGAGGCACTGGGTATCGCCGCTGACCGGCGCCCGTCGGAGGCGATGATCCGCCGGTTGCTGCAGGCCCTGGACCCGGATCTGCTGACCACGGCGATCAGCGGCTGGCTCGTCGGCCGGGCCACGACCAGCGCCTCGGGCAGCCGGCAGGCGATCGCGGTCGACGGCAAGACCCTGCGCGGATCCCGCACCGCCGTCACCGCCGCCGATCACGTGATGGCCGCCTGTGATCAGGCCACCGGTGTGGTCCTGGCAAGCACCAACGTAGACGGCAAGACCAACGAGATCACCCGGTTCGGACCTCTACTCGACCAGATCAGCGACCTGCGCAACACGGTGATCACCGCGGACGCGCTGCACTGCCAGCGCGAACACGTCGCCTACCTCGCCGAACGCAGCGCGCACTGGATCCTGACCGTCAAAGCCAACCAGCCCCACCTGCACGCCCAACTCGCCGGTCTGCCCTGGCGGGCCGTCCCCGACGCCACCCGCCACGACGACCGCGGGCACGGCCGCCGCGAGATACGCACCCTGAAGATCCTCACCATCTCCACCGGCATCGACTTCCCGCACGCCGCCCAGGCCATCCAGATCCGCCGCCGCCGACGACGCCTCGATGAGCCGAAACGCTTCACCACCGAGACCGTCTACGCCATCACCGACCTGCAAGTCCACCAGGCGAAACCGGATCAACTGGCCGCGTGGATCCGCGGCCACTGGTCCATCGAGAACAAGATCCACTGGGTCCGCGACGTCACCTACGACGAAGACCGCAGCCAAATCCGTACCGGCACCGGACCGCAAGTCATGGCCGCCCTGCGCAACGCCGCCATCGGCGCCCTACGCCTCGCCGGGCTCACCAACATCGCCGCTGCCAACCGGCATCACGCCCGCGACAGCAGCCGGGCACTGGCCCTCCTCGGCATCATCTAA
- a CDS encoding tetratricopeptide repeat protein: MTRDSYGVAEGVAGAYPHIGAVARAILVFEQTVTDRRRVLGDDHPDTLTTANNLAGAYRSAGDLGRAVPLFERTLTDRRRVLGDDHPDTLTTANNLAGAYLSAGDLGRAVPLFERTLTDRRRVLGDDHPDTLTTANNLAGAYLSAGDLGRAVPLFERTLTDRRRVLGDDHPDTLTTANNLAGAYLSAGDLGRAVPLFEQTLTDRRRVLGDDHPDTLTATNNLASAYQAAGDLGRAIPLFEQSLTNAQRVLGDDHPQTLTATNNLASAYQAAGDLGRAIPLFEQTLTDRRRVLGDDHPDTLTTANNLAGAYLSAGDLGRAVPLFEQSLTNAQRVLGDDHPQTLTATNNLASAYQAAGDLGRAIPLFEQTLTDRRRVLGDDHPDTLTATNNLAVVYYMLGDRLQALTYYEQALTIARRASDRPSEATTLNNIGLVHQSLGNRQQALSYYQQALPIRRKVGDRLGEATTLNNMGGLYDGLGDPQQALTYYQQALPIAREVGDRSGEATTLNNIGSVYQHLGDPQQALTYYQQALPIAREVGGRADEAITRYNLAMIYREAGDLDRAVSELELVVDLDRQVGRPDLTTDVAALEKVRREREQGRDSI, translated from the coding sequence ATGACGAGGGATAGCTACGGCGTGGCGGAAGGTGTTGCCGGCGCGTACCCGCACATTGGTGCCGTTGCAAGAGCGATTCTGGTATTCGAGCAGACGGTCACCGACCGGCGGCGCGTCCTCGGCGACGACCACCCCGACACCTTGACCACGGCCAACAACCTCGCTGGCGCGTACCGATCCGCAGGCGATCTGGGCCGAGCTGTTCCGCTGTTCGAGCGGACGCTCACCGACCGGCGGCGCGTCCTCGGCGACGACCACCCCGACACCTTGACCACGGCCAACAACCTCGCTGGCGCGTACCTCTCCGCAGGCGATCTGGGCCGAGCTGTTCCGCTGTTCGAGCGGACGCTCACCGACCGGCGGCGCGTCCTCGGCGACGACCACCCCGACACCTTGACCACGGCCAACAACCTCGCTGGCGCGTACCTCTCCGCAGGCGATCTGGGCCGAGCTGTTCCGCTGTTCGAGCGGACGCTCACCGACCGGCGGCGCGTCCTCGGCGACGACCACCCCGACACCTTGACCACGGCCAACAACCTCGCTGGCGCGTACCTCTCCGCAGGCGATCTGGGCCGAGCTGTTCCGCTGTTCGAGCAGACGCTCACCGACCGGCGGCGCGTCCTCGGCGACGACCACCCCGACACCTTGACCGCCACCAACAACCTCGCCAGCGCCTACCAAGCAGCAGGCGACCTCGGCAGAGCCATCCCGCTGTTCGAGCAGAGCCTCACCAACGCCCAGCGTGTCCTCGGCGACGACCACCCCCAAACACTGACCGCCACCAACAACCTCGCCAGCGCCTACCAAGCAGCAGGCGACCTCGGCAGAGCCATCCCGCTGTTCGAGCAGACGCTCACCGACCGGCGGCGCGTCCTCGGCGACGACCACCCCGACACCTTGACCACGGCCAACAACCTCGCTGGCGCGTACCTCTCCGCAGGCGATCTGGGCCGAGCTGTTCCGCTGTTCGAGCAGAGCCTCACCAACGCCCAGCGTGTCCTCGGCGACGACCACCCCCAAACACTGACCGCCACCAACAACCTCGCCAGCGCCTACCAAGCAGCAGGCGACCTCGGCAGAGCCATCCCGCTGTTCGAGCAGACGCTCACCGACCGGCGGCGCGTCCTCGGCGACGACCACCCCGACACCTTGACCGCCACCAACAACCTCGCCGTTGTGTATTACATGCTTGGGGACCGACTGCAGGCCCTCACCTACTACGAGCAAGCCCTCACCATCGCGCGGAGGGCTAGCGACCGACCGAGCGAAGCAACCACCCTTAACAACATCGGCCTCGTGCACCAAAGCCTTGGCAACCGGCAGCAGGCCCTGTCCTACTACCAGCAGGCCCTCCCCATCCGGCGTAAGGTTGGCGACCGGTTAGGTGAAGCAACCACCCTTAACAACATGGGTGGCTTGTACGACGGCCTCGGGGACCCGCAGCAGGCCCTGACCTACTACCAACAGGCCCTCCCCATCGCGCGAGAGGTCGGTGACCGCTCCGGTGAAGCAACCACGCTGAACAACATCGGCAGCGTGTACCAACACCTCGGGGACCCGCAACAGGCCCTGACCTACTACCAACAGGCCCTCCCCATCGCGCGAGAGGTCGGCGGGCGTGCCGACGAGGCGATTACCCGTTACAACCTGGCGATGATCTATCGGGAGGCAGGAGACCTCGACCGGGCGGTCAGCGAACTCGAACTCGTCGTTGATCTGGACCGTCAGGTCGGGCGCCCAGATCTCACAACTGACGTTGCCGCACTCGAAAAGGTACGCCGCGAACGGGAACAGGGCCGCGATTCTATCTGA
- a CDS encoding Rid family hydrolase: MRRSAILVPAAAVLLAVPTGAVAGGLFPPRPGTTVTVLPAGQDNPSIADGVAIGKGTALYKSSGLGPAALNPAAPAGSEARYIDTDVFPGGVLPPGVTVTEAQGINVLRRIGENLARAGLTYQDVISMRVFLQNPDGQERMDFNGWNRAYRQFFANTSLSTGKPVPVPLGSAAPAPPMVVNPARPSRFALEIENLPVAGWLVEVEVDAAYPAKGK; this comes from the coding sequence GTGCGCCGAAGCGCCATCCTCGTCCCCGCCGCCGCCGTCCTCCTCGCCGTCCCCACCGGCGCCGTCGCCGGAGGGCTGTTCCCGCCCCGGCCCGGCACCACCGTCACCGTGCTCCCCGCCGGACAGGACAACCCCTCGATCGCCGACGGCGTGGCCATCGGCAAGGGCACCGCCCTCTACAAGAGCAGCGGGCTCGGCCCGGCCGCCCTCAACCCGGCAGCGCCGGCCGGGTCGGAGGCGCGTTACATCGACACCGACGTGTTCCCCGGCGGCGTGCTGCCGCCCGGCGTGACCGTCACCGAGGCGCAGGGCATCAACGTGCTGCGCCGGATCGGGGAGAACCTCGCCCGCGCGGGCCTGACCTACCAGGACGTCATCAGCATGCGGGTGTTCCTCCAGAACCCCGACGGCCAGGAGCGGATGGACTTCAACGGCTGGAACCGGGCGTACCGCCAGTTCTTCGCCAACACCAGCCTGTCGACCGGCAAGCCGGTGCCCGTGCCGCTCGGGTCGGCCGCCCCGGCCCCGCCGATGGTGGTCAACCCCGCCCGGCCGTCGCGGTTCGCGCTGGAGATCGAGAACCTGCCGGTCGCCGGCTGGCTGGTCGAGGTGGAGGTGGACGCCGCCTACCCCGCGAAGGGCAAGTGA